From the genome of Pelodiscus sinensis isolate JC-2024 chromosome 12, ASM4963464v1, whole genome shotgun sequence, one region includes:
- the LOC102449592 gene encoding histamine H3 receptor-like, with protein MPGDLPGLNLSSRSGAGQLLQHHGQFSAGLSALLAALMGLLVVATVLGNALVILAFGVDRSLRTQGNFFFLNLALADLLVGGFCIPLYIPYVLTGEWKFGKGLCKLWLVVDYLVCTASVFNIVLISFDRFISVTQAVNYRAQKGMTRNAILKMIIVWIAAFLLYGPAIISWEYIAQKSILPEGECYAEFFYNWYFLMIASTVEFFTPFISVTYFNLSIYINIRKRTPPRNEILAPGQEDCEMSFQGKKREHIFFVKPTARQSDKKKRTSSLSPSRPCGSRLSLHKLDSQSLDFNVGQDLPPLQVDVETKQLRGSFYKAIENVCNTTRRTDIASSMANRVRLSRDKRVAKSLAIIVCVFGLCWAPYTLLMIIRAACHGQCVHHSLYEISFWLLWLNSAINPVLYPLCHMSFRKAFIKLLCPGKAKIHPHIFM; from the exons atgCCCGGAGACCTGCCCGGGCTCAACCTCTCCAGCCGCTCGGGCGCGGGGCAGCTGCTTCAGCACCACGGCCAGTTCTCCGCCGGCCTCTCGGCGCTGCTGGCCGCGCTCATGGGGCTGCTGGTGGTGGCCACCGTGCTGGGCAACGCCCTGGTCATCCTGGCCTTCGGGGTGGACCGCAGCCTCCGCACGCAGGGCAACTTCTTCTTCCTCAACCTGGCCCTGGCCGACCTGCTAGTGG GTGGCTTCTGCATCCCCCTCTACATCCCCTACGTGCTGACGGGCGAGTGGAAGTTCGGGAAGGGCTTGTGCAAGCTGTGGCTGGTGGTGGATTACCTGGTGTGCACCGCCTCCGTCTTCAACATCGTCCTGATCAGCTTCGACAGGTTCATCTCCGTGACCCAGGCG GTGAACTACAGAGCTCAGAAAGGGATGACTAGAAATGCCATATTGAAGATGATAATTGTATGGATTGCAGCTTTTCTTCTCTATGGCCCAGCCATCATCAGTTGGGAGTATATTGCTCAAAAAAGTATCCTCCCTGAAGGAGAGTGCTATGCTGAATTCTTCTACAATTGGTATTTCCTAATGATTGCTTCTACTGTTGAATTCTTTACACCTTTCATTAGTGTTACATACTTCAACTTAAGTATTTACATCAACATTAGGAAGCGCACTCCCCCAAGAAATGAAATCCTAGCCCCTGGTCAAGAGGACTGTGAAATGAGTTTtcaagggaaaaaaagggagcaTATATTTTTTGTAAAACCTACTGCTAGACAGAGCGATAAGAAAAAGAGAACAAGTAGCCTTTCACCTTCTCGACCCTGTGGTTCAAGACTAAGCCTACATAAACTTGATAGCCAGTCCTTAGATTTTAATGTTGGTCAAGATTTACCACCCTTACAGGTAGATGTTGAGACTAAACAACTGAGGGGCAGTTTTTACAAAGCTATAGAAAATGTTTGCAACACCACAAGGAGAACAGATATTGCCAGCAGCATGGCAAACAGAGTTAGACTTTCCCGGGACAAACGAGTAGCTAAGTCTTTAGCCATTATTGTCTGTGTGTTTGGTTTGTGTTGGGCTCCTTATACACTTCTGATGATCATTAGAGCAGCTTGTCATGGGCAATGTGTGCATCATTCTCTCTATGAGATTTCATTTTGGCTGTTGTGGCTGAACTCAGCCATTAATCCTGTTTTATACCCACTGTGCCACATGAGTTTTAGAAAAGCTTTTATAAAACTACTGTGTCCTGGTAAAGCTAAAATTCATCCCCatatttttatgtaa